The following proteins are co-located in the Dromiciops gliroides isolate mDroGli1 chromosome 2, mDroGli1.pri, whole genome shotgun sequence genome:
- the BCAR1 gene encoding breast cancer anti-estrogen resistance protein 1 isoform X2, translating to MSVPNVLAKALYDNVAESPDELSFRKGDIMTVLERNTQGLDGWWLCSLHGRQGIVPGNRLKILVGMYDKKQSGPGQGQPQPQPALPCHPQGLYNVLSPASQYAPMHPAYQTQGDSVYLIPGSNKAQQGVYQVPPPAKQPLMYQKQTPHHQFQSPAQEIYQVPPSLNPTLDVCQVPPGPVSPPQDIYQVPPSAGMGQDIYRVPPSMDVRSWEGTKPPTKVVVPTRVGQAYVYESPKPEQDEYDIPRHLLSSGPQEIYDVPPVRGLLPSQYSQEVYDTPPMAVKGPTSRDPSLDIYDVPPSVEKSLQLPNQHTVYDIPPSVSKDVPDGPLREETYDVPPAFLKPKPFDPARHPLILAPSPIPSTDPYPADDVYDVPPPAGKGTPATAPPQEIYDVPPGLRKLGPGPPGSVYDVPRDLASSRAASLEADGESVYDIPPQADREARADGKRLSASSTGSTRSNLSSSSLDVVPVKEAAVGRELLPMDLDAAMEMLAKLQHGVSAAVAHLMSFVSGSGWRDPELLEPQIPSLQAAVGEVKGTVRELLEFARGAVGNATHSTDRALHAKLSKQLQKMEDAYQTLLAHSQALDGCHWALSSLVVGGQPPGAPDNLDRFVTCSRGIPDDTKQLASFLHGNASLLFKRTKPSNGGAGPEVGSQPAPPPGTGTPSDKASSIQSRPLPSPPKFTAQDSPDGQYENSEAGWMEDYDYVHLQGKEEFEKTQKELLEKGNIIRQGKGQLEQQQLKQFERLEQEVSRPIEHDLSNWTPSQPLAPGRPGGLAPSDRQLLLFYLEQCESNLTTLTNAVDAFFTAVATNQPPKIFVAHSKFVILSAHKLVFIGDTLSRQAKAPDVRSQVTHYSNLLCDMLKEIVVTTKTAALQYPSPTAAQDMVDRVKELGQSTQQFRRVLGQLAAA from the exons aaCGTACTGGCCAAAGCGCTCTACGACAATGTGGCCGAATCCCCCGACGAGCTGTCGTTCCGCAAGGGTGACATCATGACGGTTTTGGAGCGCAACACGCAAGGGCTGGACGGCTGGTGGCTCTGCTCCCTGCACGGGCGCCAGGGCATCGTCCCAGGCAACCGGCTCAAGATCCTGGTGGGCATGTACGACAAGAAGCAGAGTGGGCCGGGCCAGGGGCAACCCCAGCCCCAGCCAGCCCTGCCCTGCCACCCCCAGGGCCTGTACAATGTGCTCTCCCCAGCCTCCCAATATGCCCCCATGCATCCTGCCTACCAGACCCAAGGAGATAGTGTCTACCTGATCCCGGGCTCCAACAAGGCCCAGCAGGGTGTCTACCAGGTCCCTCCTCCGGCCAAGCAGCCCCTGATGTACCAGAAGCAAACACCTCATCACCAGTTCCAGAGCCCGGCCCAGGAAATCTACCAAGTGCCCCCCTCGCTCAATCCCACACTGGACGTGTGCCAGGTGCCCCCCGGGCCTGTGAGCCCTCCTCAGGATATCTACCAAGTGCCCCCGTCAGCCGGGATGGGACAAGACATCTACCGGGTCCCCCCATCCATGGATGTGCGGAGCTGGGAAGGGACAAAACCACCTACAAAG GTGGTGGTGCCCACAAGGGTTGGGCAGGCCTACGTCTATGAGTCACCCAAGCCAGAGCAGGATGAGTACGACATTCCCAGGCATCTGTTGTCTTCAGGGCCCCAGGAAATCTACGACGTACCCCCTGTCAGGGGGCTGCTCCCCAGCCAGTATAGCCAAGAG GTGTATGACACTCCCCCCATGGCCGTCAAGGGCCCCACCAGCCGTGACCCCTCTCTGGACATCTACGACGTGCCCCCCAGCGTGGAGAAAAGCCTGCAGCTGCCCAACCAGCACACG GTCTATGACATTCCCCCATCTGTGAGCAAGGATGTGCCCGATGGGCCCTTGCGGGAAGAAACCTACGACGTGCCCCCTGCCTTCCTGAAACCCAAGCCCTTCGACCCTGCCCGGCACCCGCTGATCCTGGCGCCCTCACCCATCCCCTCCACAGACCCCTACCCGGCCGACGACGTCTACGACGTCCCCCCACCCGCCGGCAAGGGGACACCTGCCACGGCCCCACCCCAGGAGATCTATGACGTGCCTCCGGGCCTGCGCAAGCTGGGACCTGGCCCCCCGGGCTCCGTGTATGACGTTCCTCGGGACCTGGCCAGCAGCCGGGCTGCTTCTCTGGAGGCCGACGGGGAGAGCGTGTACGATATACCGCCGCAGGCCGACCGCGAAGCCCGGGCCGACGGCAAGCGTCTGTCGGCCTCGAGCACGGGCAGCACCCGCAGCAACCTGTCCTCCTCTTCCCTGGATGTGGTCCCGGTGAAGGAAGCGGCGGTGGGCAGGGAGCTGCTGCCTATGGACCTGGATGCCGCCATGGAGATGCTAGCCAAGCTGCAGCACGGCGTGAGCGCGGCCGTGGCCCACCTCATGTCCTTCGTCAGTGGCAGTGGCTGGCGGGACCCCGAGCTGCTGGAGCCCCAGATTCCCAGCCTGCAAGCCGCTGTGGGGGAGGTGAAGGGCACCGTCCGGGAACTGCTGGAGTTTGCCCGCGGGGCTGTGGGCAATGCCACCCACTCCACGGACCGTGCCCTTCACGCTAAACTCAGCAAACAGCTTCAGAAGATGGAAGACGCCTACCAGACGCTGCTGGCACACAGCCAGGCCTTGGACGGCTGCCACTGGGCCCTGAGCTCCTTGGTGGTGGGGGGCCAGCCCCCAGGAGCCCCCGACAACCTGGACCGCTTTGTCACGTGCTCCCGGGGCATCCCTGATGACACAAAGCAGCTGGCTTCTTTCTTGCACGGCAATGCTTCGCTGCTCTTTAAAAGGACAAAGCCGTCCAATGGGGGGGCAGGCCCCGAGGTGGGCAGCCAGCCCGCCCCACCCCCTGGCACCGGCACCCCCTCGGACAAGGCAAGCAGCATACAGTCGAGgcctctgccctcccctcccaaaTTCACTGCCCAGGACTCGCCAGACGGGCAGTACGAGAACAGTGAGGCCGGCTGGATGGAGGACTATGACTACGTTCACTTGCAG ggaaaggaagaatttgaGAAAACCCAGAAGGAGTTATTAGAGAAGGGCAACATCATTCGGCAGGGGAAGGGTCAGCTGGAGCAGCAGCAG CTGAAGCAGTTCGAGCGGCTCGAGCAGGAGGTGTCCCGGCCCATCGAGCATGACCTCTCCAACTGGACCCCCTCCCAGCCCCTGGCCCCAGGGCGGCCGGGGGGGCTGGCTCCCTCAGACCGGCAGCTGCTGCTCTTCTACCTAGAGCAGTGTGAGTCCAACCTGACCACCCTGACCAACGCCGTGGACGCCTTCTTCACCGCTGTGGCCACCAATCAACCCCCCAAAATCTTCGTGGCCCACAGCAAGTTTGTCATCCTCAGCGCCCACAAGCTGGTGTTCATCGGCGACACCTTGTCCCGCCAGGCCAAGGCTCCGGACGTCCGGAGCCAGGTGACTCACTACAGCAACCTCCTGTGTGACATGCTTAAGGAGATTGTGGTGACCACCAAGACGGCCGCCCTGCAGTACCCCTCCCCCACAGCTGCCCAGGACATGGTGGACCGCGTGAAGGAGCTGGGCCAGAGCACGCAGCAGTTCAGGCGGGTCCTGGGCCAGCTGGCCGCGGCCTGA
- the BCAR1 gene encoding breast cancer anti-estrogen resistance protein 1 isoform X1, with protein sequence MNYLNVLAKALYDNVAESPDELSFRKGDIMTVLERNTQGLDGWWLCSLHGRQGIVPGNRLKILVGMYDKKQSGPGQGQPQPQPALPCHPQGLYNVLSPASQYAPMHPAYQTQGDSVYLIPGSNKAQQGVYQVPPPAKQPLMYQKQTPHHQFQSPAQEIYQVPPSLNPTLDVCQVPPGPVSPPQDIYQVPPSAGMGQDIYRVPPSMDVRSWEGTKPPTKVVVPTRVGQAYVYESPKPEQDEYDIPRHLLSSGPQEIYDVPPVRGLLPSQYSQEVYDTPPMAVKGPTSRDPSLDIYDVPPSVEKSLQLPNQHTVYDIPPSVSKDVPDGPLREETYDVPPAFLKPKPFDPARHPLILAPSPIPSTDPYPADDVYDVPPPAGKGTPATAPPQEIYDVPPGLRKLGPGPPGSVYDVPRDLASSRAASLEADGESVYDIPPQADREARADGKRLSASSTGSTRSNLSSSSLDVVPVKEAAVGRELLPMDLDAAMEMLAKLQHGVSAAVAHLMSFVSGSGWRDPELLEPQIPSLQAAVGEVKGTVRELLEFARGAVGNATHSTDRALHAKLSKQLQKMEDAYQTLLAHSQALDGCHWALSSLVVGGQPPGAPDNLDRFVTCSRGIPDDTKQLASFLHGNASLLFKRTKPSNGGAGPEVGSQPAPPPGTGTPSDKASSIQSRPLPSPPKFTAQDSPDGQYENSEAGWMEDYDYVHLQGKEEFEKTQKELLEKGNIIRQGKGQLEQQQLKQFERLEQEVSRPIEHDLSNWTPSQPLAPGRPGGLAPSDRQLLLFYLEQCESNLTTLTNAVDAFFTAVATNQPPKIFVAHSKFVILSAHKLVFIGDTLSRQAKAPDVRSQVTHYSNLLCDMLKEIVVTTKTAALQYPSPTAAQDMVDRVKELGQSTQQFRRVLGQLAAA encoded by the exons aaCGTACTGGCCAAAGCGCTCTACGACAATGTGGCCGAATCCCCCGACGAGCTGTCGTTCCGCAAGGGTGACATCATGACGGTTTTGGAGCGCAACACGCAAGGGCTGGACGGCTGGTGGCTCTGCTCCCTGCACGGGCGCCAGGGCATCGTCCCAGGCAACCGGCTCAAGATCCTGGTGGGCATGTACGACAAGAAGCAGAGTGGGCCGGGCCAGGGGCAACCCCAGCCCCAGCCAGCCCTGCCCTGCCACCCCCAGGGCCTGTACAATGTGCTCTCCCCAGCCTCCCAATATGCCCCCATGCATCCTGCCTACCAGACCCAAGGAGATAGTGTCTACCTGATCCCGGGCTCCAACAAGGCCCAGCAGGGTGTCTACCAGGTCCCTCCTCCGGCCAAGCAGCCCCTGATGTACCAGAAGCAAACACCTCATCACCAGTTCCAGAGCCCGGCCCAGGAAATCTACCAAGTGCCCCCCTCGCTCAATCCCACACTGGACGTGTGCCAGGTGCCCCCCGGGCCTGTGAGCCCTCCTCAGGATATCTACCAAGTGCCCCCGTCAGCCGGGATGGGACAAGACATCTACCGGGTCCCCCCATCCATGGATGTGCGGAGCTGGGAAGGGACAAAACCACCTACAAAG GTGGTGGTGCCCACAAGGGTTGGGCAGGCCTACGTCTATGAGTCACCCAAGCCAGAGCAGGATGAGTACGACATTCCCAGGCATCTGTTGTCTTCAGGGCCCCAGGAAATCTACGACGTACCCCCTGTCAGGGGGCTGCTCCCCAGCCAGTATAGCCAAGAG GTGTATGACACTCCCCCCATGGCCGTCAAGGGCCCCACCAGCCGTGACCCCTCTCTGGACATCTACGACGTGCCCCCCAGCGTGGAGAAAAGCCTGCAGCTGCCCAACCAGCACACG GTCTATGACATTCCCCCATCTGTGAGCAAGGATGTGCCCGATGGGCCCTTGCGGGAAGAAACCTACGACGTGCCCCCTGCCTTCCTGAAACCCAAGCCCTTCGACCCTGCCCGGCACCCGCTGATCCTGGCGCCCTCACCCATCCCCTCCACAGACCCCTACCCGGCCGACGACGTCTACGACGTCCCCCCACCCGCCGGCAAGGGGACACCTGCCACGGCCCCACCCCAGGAGATCTATGACGTGCCTCCGGGCCTGCGCAAGCTGGGACCTGGCCCCCCGGGCTCCGTGTATGACGTTCCTCGGGACCTGGCCAGCAGCCGGGCTGCTTCTCTGGAGGCCGACGGGGAGAGCGTGTACGATATACCGCCGCAGGCCGACCGCGAAGCCCGGGCCGACGGCAAGCGTCTGTCGGCCTCGAGCACGGGCAGCACCCGCAGCAACCTGTCCTCCTCTTCCCTGGATGTGGTCCCGGTGAAGGAAGCGGCGGTGGGCAGGGAGCTGCTGCCTATGGACCTGGATGCCGCCATGGAGATGCTAGCCAAGCTGCAGCACGGCGTGAGCGCGGCCGTGGCCCACCTCATGTCCTTCGTCAGTGGCAGTGGCTGGCGGGACCCCGAGCTGCTGGAGCCCCAGATTCCCAGCCTGCAAGCCGCTGTGGGGGAGGTGAAGGGCACCGTCCGGGAACTGCTGGAGTTTGCCCGCGGGGCTGTGGGCAATGCCACCCACTCCACGGACCGTGCCCTTCACGCTAAACTCAGCAAACAGCTTCAGAAGATGGAAGACGCCTACCAGACGCTGCTGGCACACAGCCAGGCCTTGGACGGCTGCCACTGGGCCCTGAGCTCCTTGGTGGTGGGGGGCCAGCCCCCAGGAGCCCCCGACAACCTGGACCGCTTTGTCACGTGCTCCCGGGGCATCCCTGATGACACAAAGCAGCTGGCTTCTTTCTTGCACGGCAATGCTTCGCTGCTCTTTAAAAGGACAAAGCCGTCCAATGGGGGGGCAGGCCCCGAGGTGGGCAGCCAGCCCGCCCCACCCCCTGGCACCGGCACCCCCTCGGACAAGGCAAGCAGCATACAGTCGAGgcctctgccctcccctcccaaaTTCACTGCCCAGGACTCGCCAGACGGGCAGTACGAGAACAGTGAGGCCGGCTGGATGGAGGACTATGACTACGTTCACTTGCAG ggaaaggaagaatttgaGAAAACCCAGAAGGAGTTATTAGAGAAGGGCAACATCATTCGGCAGGGGAAGGGTCAGCTGGAGCAGCAGCAG CTGAAGCAGTTCGAGCGGCTCGAGCAGGAGGTGTCCCGGCCCATCGAGCATGACCTCTCCAACTGGACCCCCTCCCAGCCCCTGGCCCCAGGGCGGCCGGGGGGGCTGGCTCCCTCAGACCGGCAGCTGCTGCTCTTCTACCTAGAGCAGTGTGAGTCCAACCTGACCACCCTGACCAACGCCGTGGACGCCTTCTTCACCGCTGTGGCCACCAATCAACCCCCCAAAATCTTCGTGGCCCACAGCAAGTTTGTCATCCTCAGCGCCCACAAGCTGGTGTTCATCGGCGACACCTTGTCCCGCCAGGCCAAGGCTCCGGACGTCCGGAGCCAGGTGACTCACTACAGCAACCTCCTGTGTGACATGCTTAAGGAGATTGTGGTGACCACCAAGACGGCCGCCCTGCAGTACCCCTCCCCCACAGCTGCCCAGGACATGGTGGACCGCGTGAAGGAGCTGGGCCAGAGCACGCAGCAGTTCAGGCGGGTCCTGGGCCAGCTGGCCGCGGCCTGA
- the BCAR1 gene encoding breast cancer anti-estrogen resistance protein 1 isoform X3 — MTVLERNTQGLDGWWLCSLHGRQGIVPGNRLKILVGMYDKKQSGPGQGQPQPQPALPCHPQGLYNVLSPASQYAPMHPAYQTQGDSVYLIPGSNKAQQGVYQVPPPAKQPLMYQKQTPHHQFQSPAQEIYQVPPSLNPTLDVCQVPPGPVSPPQDIYQVPPSAGMGQDIYRVPPSMDVRSWEGTKPPTKVVVPTRVGQAYVYESPKPEQDEYDIPRHLLSSGPQEIYDVPPVRGLLPSQYSQEVYDTPPMAVKGPTSRDPSLDIYDVPPSVEKSLQLPNQHTVYDIPPSVSKDVPDGPLREETYDVPPAFLKPKPFDPARHPLILAPSPIPSTDPYPADDVYDVPPPAGKGTPATAPPQEIYDVPPGLRKLGPGPPGSVYDVPRDLASSRAASLEADGESVYDIPPQADREARADGKRLSASSTGSTRSNLSSSSLDVVPVKEAAVGRELLPMDLDAAMEMLAKLQHGVSAAVAHLMSFVSGSGWRDPELLEPQIPSLQAAVGEVKGTVRELLEFARGAVGNATHSTDRALHAKLSKQLQKMEDAYQTLLAHSQALDGCHWALSSLVVGGQPPGAPDNLDRFVTCSRGIPDDTKQLASFLHGNASLLFKRTKPSNGGAGPEVGSQPAPPPGTGTPSDKASSIQSRPLPSPPKFTAQDSPDGQYENSEAGWMEDYDYVHLQGKEEFEKTQKELLEKGNIIRQGKGQLEQQQLKQFERLEQEVSRPIEHDLSNWTPSQPLAPGRPGGLAPSDRQLLLFYLEQCESNLTTLTNAVDAFFTAVATNQPPKIFVAHSKFVILSAHKLVFIGDTLSRQAKAPDVRSQVTHYSNLLCDMLKEIVVTTKTAALQYPSPTAAQDMVDRVKELGQSTQQFRRVLGQLAAA; from the exons ATGACGGTTTTGGAGCGCAACACGCAAGGGCTGGACGGCTGGTGGCTCTGCTCCCTGCACGGGCGCCAGGGCATCGTCCCAGGCAACCGGCTCAAGATCCTGGTGGGCATGTACGACAAGAAGCAGAGTGGGCCGGGCCAGGGGCAACCCCAGCCCCAGCCAGCCCTGCCCTGCCACCCCCAGGGCCTGTACAATGTGCTCTCCCCAGCCTCCCAATATGCCCCCATGCATCCTGCCTACCAGACCCAAGGAGATAGTGTCTACCTGATCCCGGGCTCCAACAAGGCCCAGCAGGGTGTCTACCAGGTCCCTCCTCCGGCCAAGCAGCCCCTGATGTACCAGAAGCAAACACCTCATCACCAGTTCCAGAGCCCGGCCCAGGAAATCTACCAAGTGCCCCCCTCGCTCAATCCCACACTGGACGTGTGCCAGGTGCCCCCCGGGCCTGTGAGCCCTCCTCAGGATATCTACCAAGTGCCCCCGTCAGCCGGGATGGGACAAGACATCTACCGGGTCCCCCCATCCATGGATGTGCGGAGCTGGGAAGGGACAAAACCACCTACAAAG GTGGTGGTGCCCACAAGGGTTGGGCAGGCCTACGTCTATGAGTCACCCAAGCCAGAGCAGGATGAGTACGACATTCCCAGGCATCTGTTGTCTTCAGGGCCCCAGGAAATCTACGACGTACCCCCTGTCAGGGGGCTGCTCCCCAGCCAGTATAGCCAAGAG GTGTATGACACTCCCCCCATGGCCGTCAAGGGCCCCACCAGCCGTGACCCCTCTCTGGACATCTACGACGTGCCCCCCAGCGTGGAGAAAAGCCTGCAGCTGCCCAACCAGCACACG GTCTATGACATTCCCCCATCTGTGAGCAAGGATGTGCCCGATGGGCCCTTGCGGGAAGAAACCTACGACGTGCCCCCTGCCTTCCTGAAACCCAAGCCCTTCGACCCTGCCCGGCACCCGCTGATCCTGGCGCCCTCACCCATCCCCTCCACAGACCCCTACCCGGCCGACGACGTCTACGACGTCCCCCCACCCGCCGGCAAGGGGACACCTGCCACGGCCCCACCCCAGGAGATCTATGACGTGCCTCCGGGCCTGCGCAAGCTGGGACCTGGCCCCCCGGGCTCCGTGTATGACGTTCCTCGGGACCTGGCCAGCAGCCGGGCTGCTTCTCTGGAGGCCGACGGGGAGAGCGTGTACGATATACCGCCGCAGGCCGACCGCGAAGCCCGGGCCGACGGCAAGCGTCTGTCGGCCTCGAGCACGGGCAGCACCCGCAGCAACCTGTCCTCCTCTTCCCTGGATGTGGTCCCGGTGAAGGAAGCGGCGGTGGGCAGGGAGCTGCTGCCTATGGACCTGGATGCCGCCATGGAGATGCTAGCCAAGCTGCAGCACGGCGTGAGCGCGGCCGTGGCCCACCTCATGTCCTTCGTCAGTGGCAGTGGCTGGCGGGACCCCGAGCTGCTGGAGCCCCAGATTCCCAGCCTGCAAGCCGCTGTGGGGGAGGTGAAGGGCACCGTCCGGGAACTGCTGGAGTTTGCCCGCGGGGCTGTGGGCAATGCCACCCACTCCACGGACCGTGCCCTTCACGCTAAACTCAGCAAACAGCTTCAGAAGATGGAAGACGCCTACCAGACGCTGCTGGCACACAGCCAGGCCTTGGACGGCTGCCACTGGGCCCTGAGCTCCTTGGTGGTGGGGGGCCAGCCCCCAGGAGCCCCCGACAACCTGGACCGCTTTGTCACGTGCTCCCGGGGCATCCCTGATGACACAAAGCAGCTGGCTTCTTTCTTGCACGGCAATGCTTCGCTGCTCTTTAAAAGGACAAAGCCGTCCAATGGGGGGGCAGGCCCCGAGGTGGGCAGCCAGCCCGCCCCACCCCCTGGCACCGGCACCCCCTCGGACAAGGCAAGCAGCATACAGTCGAGgcctctgccctcccctcccaaaTTCACTGCCCAGGACTCGCCAGACGGGCAGTACGAGAACAGTGAGGCCGGCTGGATGGAGGACTATGACTACGTTCACTTGCAG ggaaaggaagaatttgaGAAAACCCAGAAGGAGTTATTAGAGAAGGGCAACATCATTCGGCAGGGGAAGGGTCAGCTGGAGCAGCAGCAG CTGAAGCAGTTCGAGCGGCTCGAGCAGGAGGTGTCCCGGCCCATCGAGCATGACCTCTCCAACTGGACCCCCTCCCAGCCCCTGGCCCCAGGGCGGCCGGGGGGGCTGGCTCCCTCAGACCGGCAGCTGCTGCTCTTCTACCTAGAGCAGTGTGAGTCCAACCTGACCACCCTGACCAACGCCGTGGACGCCTTCTTCACCGCTGTGGCCACCAATCAACCCCCCAAAATCTTCGTGGCCCACAGCAAGTTTGTCATCCTCAGCGCCCACAAGCTGGTGTTCATCGGCGACACCTTGTCCCGCCAGGCCAAGGCTCCGGACGTCCGGAGCCAGGTGACTCACTACAGCAACCTCCTGTGTGACATGCTTAAGGAGATTGTGGTGACCACCAAGACGGCCGCCCTGCAGTACCCCTCCCCCACAGCTGCCCAGGACATGGTGGACCGCGTGAAGGAGCTGGGCCAGAGCACGCAGCAGTTCAGGCGGGTCCTGGGCCAGCTGGCCGCGGCCTGA
- the LOC122739481 gene encoding chymotrypsinogen 2-like, with protein MPSLDPGPSRSPCRRNHSVVVGEFDQRSDEGVVQILKIRQVFNHPNYTKAPYSKDMALVKLVTPARFSDTVSPICVPSANDYIPEDSRCITSGWGRTSYDDYTGPKKLQQAALPLLSNTQCEKFWSSHISPEVVCARTKGASSCRGDSGGPLVCQKAEAWTLTGIVSWGSQACARLKLVVYTCN; from the exons ATGCCTTCCCTGGATCCTGGACCCAGCAGGTCTCCTTGCAG GAGGAATCACAGCGTGGTAGTGGGTGAATTTGACCAGAGGTCTGATGAGGGGGTCGTTCAGATCCTGAAGATCCGGCAG GTCTTTAATCACCCCAACTACACCAAGGCCCCCTACAGTAAGGACATGGCCTTAGTGAAGCTGGTCACACCTGCCCGATTCTCAGACACCGTGTCCCCCATCTGCGTGCCTAGTGCCAATGACTATATCCCTGAAGACTCCCGGTGCATCACTAGTGGATGGGGCAGGACCAGTTATGATG ACTACACAGGGCCCAAGAAGCTTCAGCAGGCAGCCTTGCCCCTCTTGTCCAATACCCAATGTGAGAAGTTCTGGAGCAGCCACATCAGCCCAGAGGTGGTGTGCGCCAGAACCAAAGGGGCTTCTTCCTGCAGG ggTGACTCCGGAGGGCCCCTGGTCTGCCAAAAAGCTGAAGCCTGGACCTTAACTGGCATAGTCTCCTGGGGCAGCCAGGCCTGCGCACGTTTGAAGCTTGTGGTGTATACCTGCAACTGA